Within Diospyros lotus cultivar Yz01 chromosome 15, ASM1463336v1, whole genome shotgun sequence, the genomic segment CCTTTTTGCACATCAATAAGAGCTCGTCCAGTAGCTAGAAAAGGTCGCCCCAAAATAAGGGGAATATCCCTATCTTCAGCCATatccaaaataatgaaatctGCTGGAAATATAAACTTGTCCACTTTTACCAAGATATCTTCGACAATTCCACGTGGATGTTTCACGGACCGATCCGCTAGCTGCAATGACACCCTTGTAGGTTTTGCTTCACCTAAACCAAGCTTTTGAAAGATAGAGAATGGCATCAAATTAATGCTAGCACCCAAATCACATAAGGACCGTTTAAAATATAAGCTGCCAATGGTGCAAGGGATGGTGAAACTTCCTGGATCTTTCAACTTTGGTGGTAATTTATTCTGTAAAATGGCACTACACTCCTCTGTTAGCATCACGGTTTCATGCTCCTCAAGCTTCCTCTTGTTCGATAGAATCTCCTTCATAAATTTTGCATAGctgggcatttgagatagagcTTCAGCAAATGGGATATTGATATGTAGCTTTTTGAACACctccaaaaatttctcaaattgttTATCCAACTTGTGCTTGCGCAATCTTTGAGGAAATGGAATTGGTGGAACATAAGGCTTGATTGGTGATGAAACCACTTTTTCTTGTTCAGCTATATTTTCGGGCTCTTTATTCTCAGTTGCTATCTCCTTTTCGGCATCAGTTTTCTTTTCCATACTTGGTCTTTTAACATGGATTTCCGGGAGTTGCACTCCACTCCTTGTGGTGATTGCATTTGCTTGCTCCTTAGGATTAACTTCAGTGTTGCTTGGCCATGTGCCCTGTTGCCTCTCAGTAAGAATTTTGGCTAACTGCCCAATTTGAGTCTCTATATTTTTGATGGCTGCATCGGTCCGCTCACTTCGTTCTTGAAGTTTTGAAATTGCTGCTTCCCATCCTCCTTTTTCCTCATGCGGTCTTCCTTGCTTTGGTGGGTTTTGGGGAGGGTTTTGATTTCCCTAATTGTTGCCATATGAAAAATTTGGATGGTTTCTCCAGCCGGGATTGTATGTTGGAGAATATGGATTATTTTGTGGACGCTGGAAATTTTGTTGACGTGGGAAATTTTGCGCATACGCAGCCTGCTCTGTGAGTGAATGATCCCTAACGGTCAATGGGCATTCGGATGACAGATGGTTTGCCCCACAAGTTACACAAACTGGAAGAGATCCTTGCACCATGTTAACTGATGGAGAGTATTTTAAGTTTTCCATCTGTTTTGAAAGAGCATCAATCTTGGCCAACATCAATGTATTCATATCCACTTCGTGTACTCCAACTGCTCTCCTATTTGAACTCCTATCCGGCCACATTACAAATTGCTCACTCATTGTTTCAAAAAGATCATGTAACTCTCCAGCCGATTTGTTTCTAATGGAACCACCTGCTGTAGAATCAACCGCCGAACGGCTGTAAGGAGTTAACCCAGCATAGAAATAGTGATTTTGAGCTGGTAAAGAAAACCCATGATTTGGACACTTCCTTAGCAATTCTTTGTACCGTTCCCATGCTTCATGAAAGTTCTCAATTTCAGCTTGCTGGAAAGTCGAAATTTCATGCTTTAATTTGCTGATCTTGGCTGGTGGAAAATATTTAAGTGTGAACTTGTGAACCAAATCAGCCCATGTAGTGATGCTACCAGGTGATAGTGAATCCAACCACTCCCGAGCTTTGTCTTTCAAAGTATGAGGAAAAAGTCGCATCTTCATTGCTTCTTCGTTGATCCCTTGATATTTGAAGTTACCTCAATACTCTAGAAACCGAGAGAGATGGTAGTGTGGATTTTCATCAATTCTCCCATAGAATGGaatgttgttggagaacaaattTATCACATCCGGTCTCAACTGAAAGTTATCGTGCCCATATGGAGGATAAACTATGCTCGACCGGTTCTCAACGACTGGAGGCATCATGAAATCTCCCATCAAGATATCTCTCTCATTGATCTCAACAGTACGCTCCACTTGAATAAGCTGATTTTCGTTGTCGTCCATTGTGCTTTGTTGTTGTTCCCTTTTTGCTCTTTGTTCACGACGTCTTTGATGAAAGGTTTTTTCAATCTTCGGATCAAACTCAACAAGATCAAGACGTTTTGAACGCCGCATGCACTATTTTCAATCCTAACacagcaaaaattgaaataattcagcgtcaagaataagtaaagtAACACAAGTATTAAAGCTAATCTTAATTAAAGtagtaatcaaaataaccagtccccggcaacggcgccaaaaacttgttaatctttttctttcccgcaagtgtacggaatcgtaacaagtaatataatgatgaatcaagtatcgttcccacgaggattggTTTTTGgtccctactttaaccactattaactttaataagccacacacaactcaaagaatactcaatggaagttttatataaattaaaactaactcaccaaaggaaaacacaaaataattctttaggttttaaatatgGGAATCTAATGcgctagggttcatgaatccactgtagttctatatttggtttaatcTCTCAGTGAttgagttttataattcttgctttgatctgaaaatcgatgatcctaagttaatcaaaagcctctctcgatggtcaatcgaatctatgctcacatatgagattaattatctctaattaatctgcaaatataaaaacatgcatttatccacaatgatcatcaaaataagatttcacaaggcataacggtatctctacctattatcgaaccttatgtcatttattatcaagtgctaatctatattgaatctctcgaaagcaatataaatcacaaacacgttctaatggcggccaagcatcaaaacggaattggtgcataacaaacgatcaactcaaaagacaagaataaaataaaacccaaatacttttaattaaaccatcattgaactaggtttcatcaatcaccctagccacaaagtacttagcctaacatagtttcaaccaacgaaaaaataataaaaacggagttcatgatgttgcaaagaataaagaacagaaaaataaaaccaaaaccgaagatcttcaagaaaatctccccTTTTTGCCTCAACTTGccgtcttctcctccttccaaaaAGCTCACCTAATCTCCCAAAAATAAGCCTTTATATAGCTCTCTTTAAGTTATCAAAGTCCTTGACCTTAAAGGAgtctattttccttttatttggatcaaaacgggcttaaaacggccttgtcacgaagctttgaaccctaccgcggtcctaccgcggtatgcttgttgctgcagacccgtgagctccaaaaaataattcctaaagcggtcctacagcggtatgcataccgctgtaagaccgtgagctccagaaactaagtCTTATAGCGgtgctacagcggtatgcataccgctataagcccgctagccttcttctttggcctcttgctttatcatcttcaacttcttgttttcgatactcttttgcttctttttaattcgaaacccgaccatgcctccaaacttcatttcactcccatcatgcacaaaaaatcactctttttgctccatgtccgctttaacacatgctccacatctacataaccatatatagaaccaaatcaagtagaaatcatgctcattgaatgtataaatgctaagtttatagaccaaaataagtgtataaaagacacttatcagcAATCACTTTGTCCTCTCCATCATTTAAActgaatttttcattttgaacaAGTGGTGTTGCAACTGATTTACTTTGCTCCAGCTTAAATTTCTTAAGCACATCccagacatataagaaaaatgcCTCTTTCCATTTGATAAACCTCTATTCTCAAGAAGTAATTCATTAATCCCAAGTCAGACATCTCAAACTCTTGTTGCATctctttcttaaattttttcaactgCTGAAAATCACTTCCTGTTACcaacatatcatccacatacaaagATACAATCAATCATTCACCATTTTCCCAGTCTTTGACATATAAAGTAGCCTTATTTTCACTCCTCTTAAATGCTTGATGGATCAAGTGAGAGTCAATTCTTGAATACCAAGCCTGAGGGGCCTGTTTCAGACCATACAATGCCTTCTTTAATCTGTAAACTTTGTCTTCATGACCTGTGACTTCAAATCCTTGAGGCTGATGCACATAAATCTCTTCCTCAAGAATGCCATTTAAAAAAGCAGACTTGACATCCAAGTGATACACATTCCAACCATTTTTTGCAGCAAGGGCAAGCAATAATCTGATGGTATCATGCCTGGCCACTGGTGCAAACGTTGCGCCATAATCCACTCCAGCCATTTGTGCATACCCTCTCACCACTAGCCTGCCTTTGTACTTGAAAATAGAACCATCAGGATTCAACTTTGTTTTAAAGACCCATTTGACACCAATCACATTCTTTCCCTTTGGTTTGCTGGTGAGCTCCCAagttttattcttttcaatCATGGCAATCTCCTCCACCATTGCTTTCTGCCATTCTTCATGTTTGGAAGCTTCAAGAAAATCAACTGGTTCTGAAGCAGCTATATTACAACTTTCATAAATCTCATAGAGAGATTTAGTCTTTAGAGGTGGTGAATCCAGGTCTAAATCGTCATCCCCATCAGCATCCACACCATTGTCATTTGCAGCAAAAGATTTGGAATTAGGTGCTCCTCCTGAgttggaattttgagaaaaaaatatagtttGTTTCTCCATTGTATTTTTATCCCAATTCCAAAAAGCAGATTCATCAACTTAAACATCTCTAGAAATCAAGATTTTCTACTTCTTCAAATTGTAAATTTGGTATCCTTTGGATTATGCTGCATAACCCAAAAAAATACCCAGTTCAGCCTTTTCATCCAATTTACTTCTTCGCATAGCTGGGACATGTACATAACAGATTGAACCAAAGATCTTCAAATGTTCAACAGATGGCTTTGAGCCAAACCATGCTTCATATGGCATCATCCCCTTTACAGACCTTGTTATGAGCCTGTTGAGAAGATAGTCAGCTGTATTAACAGCTTTAACCCAAAAATATCTAGGCAAATTCTTCTCAACCATCATGCACCTAGCCATCTCCACCACAGTTCGATTTTTCCATTCTGACACCCTATTCTGCTGTGGAGTATAGACTACTgttaattgatgattgatgCTTGCAGCTtcacaaaaaatttgaaattcaccAGACTTGTATTCCATGCCATTATCTGATCTCAAGGTCCTGATGTTACAGTTACTCTGCTTTTCAACAAaaactttgaattttttgaaaatagagaaaatctCATACTTGTTAGCcataaaataaacccataccATTCTTGTAAGATCATCAATGAACAAGATAAAAAACTTGCTCCCATTGAAAGAAAGAATGCTTATTGGACCACAAATATTAGTATGCACTAGCTCAAGTTTGTTTGTTGCCTGCCAAACCTTGTTGAGAGGAAAGACTTTTCTAGTCATCTTAACCTTTTGACAAGATTCACAAACCTTATCACTTTAGTAACTGCAGGCATATCcctcacaaaatcatttttctcCATAAACTTTAAAGACTTCTGATTATAGTGCCCAAAACGTCTATGCCACAGCCAAGTTTCATCAGTTTTAGTACTATAAACATGTTGGGTAGCCGAGTTAAAATCAAGTGGAAAGCTATCATCAACCATTTTTGCTCTTACAATTTCACAGTCATCACCATCAAAAATAGTACAAAATTCacctttaaaatttaattaatagccTTTCTTCAACATTTTCGCCACACTCAATAGATTTTGATCTAGGCTAGGACATAAAGGACATCAGAAATGAACTTTGTACCTTTTTTAGTCTCTACAACAACAGTTCCTCTGCCCTTAGTTTGCACAAAATCTCCATTTCCCAACTTCACCTTGATTTTGTTTGGCCTGTCAAGTGAAGCAAACATAGAAACATCACACGCCATGTGGCTAGTACAACCACTATCAATAAGCCATAGATTTCTGCCAAATGAATGAGGAGATGAAATAGCCATGAACAAATGCTCATCAGGTTGTGGTTGATTATCAGCCATATTGACCTGTTCAATAGGCTACTGTTTATATTGATCCATCTTCAATCTGCAGTATCTTTCAATATGCTCATATTTGTTGCAAAATCTACACTGGTACTGAGGTTTACCCTTGTAAAAGCAATCTTTCTCTAGGTGATTGGTTGTTTTGCAAATTCCACATGGTGGGAACTTACCGTTCTTTTGAGGTTCTGTAGAAGCCTTCCCTTTACTTTCCTTATCACCAGCAGATTTCTTACCaccatttttcttgtatttatgCTTTAAGACCAATGCTTCTTCAACAGTTTCTTCTAACCTCATAGAGGTCCTTTGCTCTTGTGCTTGCAATTTGCTAATAAGCTCTGCAACTGACAAATGTTTCAAGTCGCAAGATTCCTCAATTGCTGAAATCTTGGACTCAAACCTGTTTGGCAAGCTAATCAACATTTTCTCTACCACTTTTGAATCTTCAAATGCTTCTCCATAAAGTCAAATTTGATTCACAAGCTGTAAGAGTTTTGAAGAGTACTCATTGATTGTCTCCCCATCTTTCATTCTTAACATTTCATATTCTCTTTTGAGAGCTAACAACTTGATTGTCTTTACTCGATCATTGCCTTCAAACTCTTCTTTCAGTTTATCCCATACTTCTTTTGGTGATTCACAAGCCATTATCCTTGTGAAGATTACATCTGAAATTGCCGAGTGTATGATAGCCAATGCCTTGGGTTTCTTTGCTAAATCATCTTCATACTTCTTAATTTGTGCCAATGTTGGGTTTTGTCTAAGAGGAGCAGGATCATCGTCATTCTCAACAACTTCCCACAAACTCAAGGCCCTTAGATAAGCTCTCATTTTGATAGCCCATACTTGATAATTTTCTCCAGTGAAGATTGGAGGATTAGGAGCAGAAAAATTGCTGGATGCCattggagaaaaaaaatgagcAGCACACTGATTCACTCAATAATCACAACCCCTTAAGAAgaaagctttgataccatttgtgaAAAACtgcaacacaaaaataaattgaacGGGAGGAGAACCATTCTATTGATTACATGAGAAACTTATGTACTATTGATTACatgagagaaagtgtgaaataACTACCTCCACTACTTCTAACTACCTAACATGACCTTAACCACGATCTTAAAATCAAGCAACTACACAATAACTAAATTGACTaagtaaaaacataaaaaatattaaaaacataaaatgacaattgattctCTGTGGAGAGTAACAGCTGGCCTTCTCTGCAAAAAGTCTCAAAACATCAACAATCTTCAAGCTTTAACCTGTCATCTTTTTCCATCTCCAACAtcttccttattttatttacaaaaattaaggATGAGACGAGTCCTCAAATCATAGGTATATGATATGAGAAGATCAACAATTCCGGTGGAGCTGTGCATGCTAATGCCGCAAGTCATCGGTATGGGGAGCTGCTGCCTTGCAGCTTCACAAGAGAATAGTATGCCCCACCGCGTCCCAATGAAAGTAGATCAGAATGTGAGCCCTCCTCCACCACTCTTCCATTGTTGATCACTGCTATGGTGTTTGATCTCTGAATCGTGGAAAGCCTGTGAGCCACCACAACACATGTTCTTCCGaccatcatcttctccagtGCTTCTTGAACTAGGCTCTCTGACACACTGTCAAGCGCACTGGTCGCCTCATCCAGCAGCAGAATTGCTGGGTTCTTTAGTATCGCCCGAGCCAGTGCTATTCTTTGTTTCTGCCCCCCTGATAGCTGCATCCCTCTCTCTCCACAGAAAGTATTGTATCCGTCTGTCATGCCACTGAAAGTGAAGAAGAAATGCTGGGGCTAAGCTTGTTTCCATAAAATGAAATTGACAAAGACTGAATTCTATGTAACTTTGCATACCTGATGAATTCATGAGCATTGGCAAGCCTTGCAGC encodes:
- the LOC127792249 gene encoding uncharacterized protein LOC127792249 — protein: MASSNFSAPNPPIFTGENYQVWAIKMRAYLRALSLWEVVENDDDPAPLRQNPTLAQIKKYEDDLAKKPKALAIIHSAISDVIFTRIMACESPKEVWDKLKEEFEGNDRVKTIKLLALKREYEMLRMKDGETINEFESKISAIEESCDLKHLSVAELISKLQAQEQRTSMRLEETVEEALVLKHKYKKNGGKKSAGDKESKGKASTEPQKNGKFPPCGICKTTNHLEKDCFYKGKPQYQCRFCNKYEHIERYCRLKMDQYKQ